The proteins below come from a single Nitrospirota bacterium genomic window:
- the thiE gene encoding thiamine phosphate synthase, with protein MKRKDVLNFKLYLITDRKLIPNPQALIPAVRAALKGGVKAVQLREKDLGTRELLDMAYRMREIADKYRAKLFINDRVDIALSVEADGVHLGQKSMPAYAVRKIVKDKFMIGVSAHSIEEAKQAEKEGADFITLGPVYKTPSKLKYGQPLGVDIIRKTKAEISIPVFAIGGIKENKIKEVMDAGADGIALISGILGAKKIKGETEKYLSFLRLKCHCEGEARGNLG; from the coding sequence GTGAAAAGAAAAGACGTACTTAATTTTAAACTTTATTTAATAACAGATAGAAAACTAATCCCTAATCCCCAAGCCCTAATCCCTGCTGTTAGGGCGGCGTTAAAGGGCGGTGTGAAAGCAGTGCAGTTAAGAGAAAAGGATTTAGGTACAAGGGAATTGCTTGATATGGCATACAGAATGAGGGAAATAGCAGATAAATACAGGGCGAAATTATTTATTAATGACAGGGTTGATATTGCACTGTCTGTTGAGGCTGATGGTGTTCATCTTGGGCAGAAGAGCATGCCTGCTTATGCTGTAAGAAAAATTGTCAAAGATAAATTTATGATAGGCGTATCAGCGCACAGCATCGAAGAGGCAAAACAGGCAGAGAAGGAAGGCGCTGATTTTATAACACTGGGCCCTGTTTATAAAACACCGTCAAAACTGAAATATGGCCAGCCTCTCGGAGTTGATATTATCAGAAAAACAAAGGCTGAGATTTCAATTCCGGTTTTTGCTATTGGCGGAATTAAAGAGAATAAGATTAAAGAGGTTATGGATGCAGGCGCTGATGGCATTGCATTGATAAGTGGAATTTTAGGGGCTAAAAAGATTAAAGGGGAAACAGAAAAATATTTGAGTTTTCTAAGGTTGAAATGTCATTGCGAGGGCGAAGCCCGTGGCAATCTTGGTTAA
- a CDS encoding thiazole synthase has translation MEDKFIIKGIEFKSRLWVGTGKYKDFEETKKAIEASGADVVTVAVRRVNIIDRKSENLFDYIDPRKYKILPNTAGCYNVEELAAPIGSGLGIRNPYNIRIILETVKAPVIVDAGVGTASDVAVAMELGCDAVLLNTAIAGAKDPIAMASAMKHAVIAGRLAYKAGRIPKKLYAAASSPIEGML, from the coding sequence ATGGAGGATAAGTTTATAATTAAAGGGATAGAGTTTAAATCCCGTCTCTGGGTTGGGACAGGGAAGTATAAGGACTTTGAGGAGACAAAGAAGGCTATTGAGGCGTCAGGCGCTGATGTTGTCACTGTTGCTGTAAGAAGGGTGAATATCATAGACAGGAAATCCGAAAACCTGTTTGACTATATTGATCCCAGGAAATACAAGATTCTTCCGAATACTGCCGGCTGTTACAATGTTGAGGAGTTGGCTGCTCCAATAGGCTCTGGACTTGGAATAAGGAACCCATACAATATCAGGATTATTTTAGAGACAGTGAAGGCGCCGGTTATTGTGGACGCTGGTGTAGGAACTGCGTCTGATGTTGCTGTTGCGATGGAATTAGGCTGTGATGCGGTGCTTCTTAACACTGCGATTGCAGGGGCAAAAGATCCGATTGCAATGGCAAGCGCTATGAAGCATGCGGTGATTGCGGGCAGGCTTGCGTATAAGGCAGGAAGGATTCCTAAAAAACTTTATGCTGCTGCGAGCAGTCCGATTGAGGGAATGCTTTAA
- the thiS gene encoding sulfur carrier protein ThiS, with the protein MRLVINGEDLEVSKAETLQELLGELCVKPERVAVEVNLSIIKKSDYGSCRLKDGDRIEIVNFVGGGNR; encoded by the coding sequence ATGAGGCTGGTTATAAACGGAGAAGATTTAGAAGTATCAAAGGCTGAGACTCTTCAGGAGCTTCTTGGAGAGCTTTGCGTTAAGCCTGAGAGGGTTGCTGTTGAGGTAAACCTTTCAATAATAAAGAAGTCCGATTATGGCAGTTGCAGGCTGAAAGATGGGGACAGGATTGAGATTGTGAATTTTGTGGGAGGAGGAAACAGATGA
- the larB gene encoding nickel pincer cofactor biosynthesis protein LarB, whose amino-acid sequence MNNDKIKKILSSVRSGGISVEGAVNKLKHLPYEDISFAKVDHHRHLRQGVPEVIFASGKTKEQVMSIAKAMYKKSKRFLITKAAKDIHNALKVKGAVFHPASGIISIGGENKKTGNVLVLTAGTSDIPVAEEAAVTASFLGSKVTTLYDVGVAGLHRLMDNKKYIKDARVIIVIAGMEGALPSVVGGLTDKPIIAVPTSTGYGTSLGGLTALFAMLNSCVPGIAVMNVDNGFGAGCLAHKINTL is encoded by the coding sequence ATGAATAACGACAAGATAAAGAAGATTCTCTCGTCAGTGAGAAGCGGCGGCATCTCTGTTGAAGGCGCGGTAAATAAGCTTAAACACCTTCCATACGAAGACATCTCATTTGCAAAGGTGGACCATCACAGGCATCTGAGGCAGGGAGTGCCTGAGGTTATCTTTGCGTCAGGAAAGACAAAGGAACAGGTAATGAGCATTGCAAAGGCAATGTATAAAAAAAGCAAAAGATTCCTCATTACTAAAGCCGCTAAAGATATTCATAATGCCCTTAAGGTCAAAGGCGCTGTTTTTCATCCTGCATCAGGAATTATTTCAATAGGAGGAGAAAATAAAAAAACCGGGAATGTTCTTGTTCTTACAGCAGGAACATCAGACATCCCCGTTGCAGAGGAAGCAGCGGTTACAGCCTCGTTTCTTGGAAGCAAGGTAACTACTCTTTATGATGTCGGAGTTGCCGGGCTTCACAGGCTTATGGACAATAAGAAATATATTAAGGACGCCAGGGTTATCATTGTTATTGCAGGAATGGAGGGCGCGCTTCCATCGGTTGTTGGGGGATTAACAGACAAGCCTATCATTGCTGTGCCTACATCAACAGGATACGGCACGAGCCTCGGCGGATTAACTGCGCTCTTTGCAATGCTCAATTCATGTGTGCCCGGAATTGCTGTCATGAACGTGGACAATGGTTTTGGCGCAGGATGCCTCGCGCATAAGATAAATACGCTTTAG
- a CDS encoding NAD(P)-dependent glycerol-3-phosphate dehydrogenase: protein MGYIAVIGAGSWGTTLACILSEKGFDISLWVYEESLAEEIRNTRINSIYLPDIAIPDNIRITHKLDEAVKQARYVVSAIPTQYTRAVFKKADFYIPDEAVIISASKGIERGTLLTVSSIFKEITGHKIAVLSGPSFAKEAIMKKPTAVTLATEDTDTGLLLQEILNTNHFRVYTNNDLIGVELGGALKNVMAIASGISDGLGLGSNARAAMITRGLAEMRRLGLAMGAKEETFSGLSGLGDLVLTCTSVISRNHTTGVKLAQGMKLADILSQTRAVAEGVDTAESAYHLSKKYNVEMPIVEQVYKVLYEDKSPAEAVNDLMNRALKSEF, encoded by the coding sequence ATGGGCTATATTGCAGTCATAGGCGCAGGAAGCTGGGGGACCACCCTTGCGTGTATTTTATCCGAGAAGGGCTTTGACATTTCTCTATGGGTATATGAGGAATCTCTTGCCGAAGAGATAAGGAACACAAGAATAAACAGTATTTACCTGCCTGATATTGCTATCCCCGACAACATAAGAATCACGCATAAATTAGATGAAGCCGTAAAACAGGCCAGATATGTTGTGAGCGCTATACCGACACAATATACAAGAGCAGTATTCAAAAAGGCGGATTTTTATATTCCCGATGAAGCAGTAATCATAAGCGCATCAAAGGGGATAGAACGCGGAACCCTTCTGACAGTTTCTTCTATATTCAAAGAAATCACTGGGCATAAGATCGCTGTGCTTTCAGGCCCCAGCTTTGCAAAAGAGGCGATAATGAAAAAACCTACGGCAGTAACGCTTGCAACAGAAGACACGGACACAGGCTTGCTGCTTCAGGAAATTTTAAATACAAATCATTTCAGGGTTTATACGAACAATGACTTAATCGGCGTTGAACTTGGCGGAGCCTTGAAAAATGTGATGGCCATCGCATCAGGAATATCTGACGGCCTCGGACTGGGCAGCAACGCGCGCGCAGCGATGATAACAAGAGGGCTTGCCGAAATGAGGAGGCTTGGCCTTGCGATGGGCGCAAAAGAGGAGACTTTTTCCGGATTAAGCGGGCTTGGTGATCTGGTGCTGACATGCACAAGCGTAATCTCAAGGAATCACACGACAGGAGTTAAACTCGCTCAAGGCATGAAACTCGCTGATATTCTCTCGCAGACAAGGGCGGTTGCAGAGGGTGTGGATACCGCTGAATCAGCCTATCACCTTTCAAAAAAATATAATGTTGAGATGCCTATTGTGGAGCAGGTATACAAAGTCCTCTACGAGGACAAAAGCCCCGCAGAGGCTGTCAATGACCTCATGAACCGCGCATTAAAGTCTGAGTTTTAA
- a CDS encoding ketoacyl-ACP synthase III yields MLRAKIIATGSYVPERVLTNLDLEKMVDTSDEWIMERSGIRERRIASEKEAASDLAYEAAKAALKRADIKPKDIELIIVATVTGDMPMPATACHLQHKLGIKKAAAFDVNAACSGFLYGLSIADSFIKSGAYKRILLVGTEVLSRFTDWEDRTTCVLFGDGAGAVILEATDEDRGIVSTHIRSDGALWELLHMPGGGSINPPSKESLKKKMHYLKMKGNETFKVAVRTLENLVSRTLEENKLKASQLSLIIPHQANMRIIQATAERLNIPMEKAFVNIDKYGNTSAASIPIALDEAVRQGRVRDGDYVLLEAFGGGLTWASALIKW; encoded by the coding sequence TTGTTAAGGGCTAAGATTATCGCAACAGGCTCTTATGTGCCGGAGCGTGTGCTTACCAATTTAGACCTTGAAAAGATGGTTGATACCTCTGATGAATGGATCATGGAGAGGTCAGGCATAAGGGAAAGGCGGATAGCAAGCGAGAAAGAGGCGGCATCTGATCTTGCGTATGAGGCGGCAAAGGCGGCGCTGAAAAGAGCTGATATAAAACCAAAAGATATTGAATTGATAATTGTTGCAACAGTCACAGGAGACATGCCTATGCCTGCAACTGCCTGTCATCTTCAGCATAAGCTTGGCATAAAAAAAGCTGCTGCCTTTGATGTAAATGCCGCATGTTCAGGTTTTCTTTACGGGCTTTCGATAGCAGACAGCTTTATAAAAAGCGGCGCTTATAAAAGAATACTGCTTGTCGGCACAGAAGTCCTTTCCAGATTTACCGACTGGGAAGACAGGACCACTTGCGTGCTTTTCGGCGACGGCGCCGGAGCCGTAATACTGGAAGCCACAGATGAAGACAGGGGAATAGTTTCTACACATATAAGGTCTGACGGAGCGCTGTGGGAACTCCTGCACATGCCGGGCGGAGGCTCGATTAATCCTCCCTCTAAGGAATCACTGAAAAAGAAGATGCACTATCTTAAGATGAAAGGCAACGAGACCTTCAAGGTTGCTGTAAGGACGCTTGAAAATCTTGTGTCAAGAACCCTCGAAGAAAATAAGCTCAAGGCATCCCAGCTTTCCCTGATTATTCCTCATCAGGCAAATATGAGAATCATACAGGCAACTGCTGAACGGCTTAATATTCCGATGGAAAAGGCCTTTGTCAATATTGATAAATATGGGAATACCTCTGCCGCCTCTATCCCTATTGCGCTTGATGAGGCCGTAAGGCAGGGCAGGGTAAGAGACGGAGATTATGTTCTTCTTGAGGCTTTCGGCGGCGGGCTTACATGGGCCTCGGCATTGATAAAATGGTGA
- the plsX gene encoding phosphate acyltransferase PlsX, with translation MRIALDAMGGDYAPAVTVEGAVESVSEYDDLEVILFGDEAQLKKELKDRRCTSNRIQIRHTSQVIGMHESPVTALRKKKDSSIRRAVDAVKNKEADAVVSAGNSGVAMASALFVLGKSKGVDRPAIAATIPTLKGLFVLIDAGANVDCKAENLLQFGLMGSSYCKAIFGKREPKVALLSIGEEDVKGNELTREAFKLLKGTNLNFIGNIEGKDIFSGDADVVVCDGFIGNVVLKTSEGLADMIIKMLKREIAGMAAGRVGYLFMKPALKNFRKKTDYAEYGGAPLLGINGTCIISHGRSSSRAVRNAIRVASEFSRKKVHEIISEEILNLRAKEKAVVKG, from the coding sequence ATGAGGATTGCCCTTGATGCCATGGGGGGCGATTATGCCCCTGCTGTTACGGTAGAGGGCGCGGTTGAGAGTGTAAGCGAATACGACGACCTTGAGGTCATACTTTTCGGGGACGAGGCACAGCTCAAGAAAGAACTGAAGGACAGGCGCTGCACCTCCAACCGCATTCAAATCAGGCACACATCTCAGGTCATAGGAATGCATGAGTCTCCAGTTACCGCTCTCAGAAAAAAAAAGGATTCCTCTATCAGGCGCGCTGTTGACGCCGTGAAAAATAAAGAAGCTGACGCAGTGGTGAGCGCAGGCAATTCAGGCGTTGCAATGGCTTCGGCGCTCTTTGTTCTCGGGAAATCAAAAGGCGTTGACAGGCCCGCAATTGCGGCGACAATACCTACACTCAAAGGCCTGTTTGTTCTGATAGATGCGGGTGCAAATGTTGACTGCAAGGCAGAGAATCTGCTTCAGTTTGGATTGATGGGCAGCTCATATTGCAAGGCGATTTTCGGCAAACGCGAGCCGAAGGTGGCGCTTCTGAGCATAGGCGAGGAAGATGTGAAGGGCAACGAACTTACCAGAGAGGCATTCAAGCTTCTTAAAGGCACAAATCTGAATTTTATAGGAAATATAGAGGGGAAAGATATTTTTTCAGGCGATGCTGATGTGGTGGTCTGCGACGGGTTTATAGGGAATGTAGTCTTGAAAACCAGTGAAGGTCTTGCTGATATGATAATAAAAATGCTCAAAAGGGAGATTGCAGGAATGGCAGCAGGAAGGGTCGGGTATCTTTTTATGAAGCCTGCGCTGAAGAACTTCAGAAAGAAAACAGACTATGCCGAATATGGCGGCGCGCCCCTGCTCGGAATAAACGGCACATGCATAATAAGCCACGGGAGATCTTCATCGCGCGCAGTAAGAAATGCAATCAGGGTTGCATCAGAGTTTTCCAGAAAGAAAGTGCATGAGATTATCTCAGAGGAGATATTGAATCTTCGCGCAAAGGAGAAGGCTGTTGTTAAGGGCTAA
- the rpmF gene encoding 50S ribosomal protein L32, giving the protein MANPTHRHTRTRRDKRRANWKGQSPNLSSCPECKELKLSHRACPSCGSYNGNKVLETVEKEA; this is encoded by the coding sequence ATGGCTAATCCGACGCATAGACATACGAGGACCAGAAGAGACAAACGCAGGGCAAACTGGAAGGGACAGTCGCCCAATCTAAGCTCGTGCCCTGAATGTAAGGAATTAAAGCTGTCGCACAGGGCATGCCCAAGCTGCGGTTCGTACAACGGCAACAAGGTTCTTGAAACAGTTGAAAAGGAAGCATGA
- a CDS encoding DUF177 domain-containing protein: protein MKILISEIPDEGLELTIDETLQSDVIKLVSPVKGQLSISKIMPEVVIQGEITASAEFECSRCLKNYTSEISAPIIVTYHPAGELKAEGKREIREDELETGFYFGDELDLTELLKEQILLNVSMKPLCSETCKGICPKCGTDLNVNKCKCSLDRTDSRLEGLKELKELLRRE, encoded by the coding sequence ATGAAGATATTGATTTCAGAGATACCTGATGAGGGTCTGGAACTTACAATTGATGAGACGCTTCAGTCAGATGTTATAAAACTGGTTTCTCCTGTAAAAGGGCAGTTAAGCATAAGTAAGATAATGCCCGAGGTTGTAATACAGGGTGAGATAACGGCAAGCGCAGAGTTTGAATGCAGCAGATGCCTGAAAAACTATACATCTGAAATAAGCGCTCCAATTATTGTAACTTACCACCCTGCCGGGGAATTAAAGGCAGAGGGCAAGCGCGAGATCAGGGAAGATGAACTGGAGACAGGATTTTATTTCGGGGATGAGCTTGATCTCACGGAACTGCTGAAAGAGCAGATACTTTTGAATGTTTCCATGAAACCGCTGTGCAGTGAAACCTGCAAGGGAATATGCCCGAAATGCGGGACAGACTTAAATGTAAATAAATGCAAATGCAGTTTAGATAGAACAGACTCAAGACTTGAGGGACTTAAAGAATTAAAAGAATTATTAAGAAGGGAGTAA
- a CDS encoding tetratricopeptide repeat protein, with translation MIAALFLFYPSHGFTAVKEIVSEGAYNMGDGETPTVAESRALLNAKRVALEQAGTYVESYTKVESFQLTKDEIQVLASGIMEVEILDKKRTIVGDGFRFWVKIKAKVNPDRIQEMANKVKDKSVVEDYKKIQEAYDRSQKEIGELKKQLAQTKDKKEKKQVEAKISDEESLFQANEWFAKGYQHNLNNELDKAIEAYTSAIALNPNYVEAYNNRGIAYYNKGLYHSDKSQLDRAIEDFNKVVILNPNSYSAYFAQGATYLYKEQYDKAIEEFNKAIVLNPNSDLAYVGRGFAYDKQKEFERAIEDYNKAIQLGGYWQAMAYSNRGLIRANKKQYNMAIEDIGKAITLAPNNAKYYSVRGFAYALSGNMGRAISDFQKSCDMGDKIGCDLLQKVLQNR, from the coding sequence ATGATTGCTGCTCTTTTTTTGTTTTATCCATCGCATGGTTTTACAGCGGTTAAGGAGATTGTTTCAGAAGGGGCATACAATATGGGCGATGGCGAAACCCCGACTGTTGCAGAAAGCAGGGCATTGCTTAATGCAAAGCGGGTTGCCCTTGAACAGGCAGGGACTTATGTGGAGAGTTATACAAAGGTGGAGAGTTTTCAATTAACAAAAGACGAGATACAGGTTCTGGCGTCAGGGATTATGGAAGTGGAGATACTTGATAAGAAAAGGACTATTGTCGGCGACGGCTTTCGCTTTTGGGTAAAGATAAAGGCAAAGGTCAATCCTGACAGGATTCAGGAGATGGCAAATAAAGTTAAAGACAAATCAGTTGTTGAGGATTATAAAAAGATTCAGGAGGCTTATGACAGAAGCCAGAAAGAGATTGGGGAATTAAAGAAACAATTAGCACAGACAAAGGATAAGAAGGAGAAGAAACAGGTAGAGGCAAAGATTTCTGATGAGGAGAGCTTGTTTCAGGCAAATGAGTGGTTTGCTAAAGGATACCAGCATAATTTAAATAACGAACTTGATAAGGCAATAGAGGCATATACAAGTGCAATTGCCCTGAATCCGAATTATGTTGAGGCTTATAACAATCGTGGGATTGCCTATTATAATAAAGGTCTTTATCACAGTGACAAAAGTCAACTTGACAGGGCAATTGAAGATTTTAATAAGGTAGTTATATTAAATCCGAATAGTTACTCGGCTTACTTTGCTCAAGGGGCGACGTATCTTTATAAAGAACAGTACGATAAAGCGATTGAGGAATTCAATAAAGCAATTGTCTTAAACCCGAATAGCGATTTGGCCTACGTGGGCCGTGGATTTGCCTATGATAAGCAGAAAGAATTTGAGCGAGCGATTGAAGATTATAATAAAGCGATCCAATTGGGGGGCTATTGGCAGGCCATGGCATATAGCAACAGGGGGCTTATCCGTGCAAATAAAAAACAATACAATATGGCGATTGAGGATATCGGTAAAGCGATTACGTTGGCTCCGAATAATGCCAAGTACTACAGCGTGCGCGGTTTCGCTTATGCACTATCAGGCAATATGGGGAGAGCTATTTCTGATTTTCAAAAGTCTTGTGATATGGGGGATAAAATCGGGTGTGATCTTCTGCAGAAGGTTTTACAAAACAGATAA
- a CDS encoding AmpG family muropeptide MFS transporter: MKGQPVTSRNPWVFVPTLYFAEGLPYIIINTVSVILYKKMGIDNASIAFWTSWLYLPWVVKMFWGPLVDIYSTKRRWIISTQFSMAVCLFVTAYVLNTEGYFFLSLSAFAVGAFVSATHDIATDGFYMLALSKEEQALFVGIRATFYRLAMIFGSGLLVYTAGRIETLTGSIPLSWTAVIGASGFVFVLVPLYHTFVLPFPANDSKRSPRDAAGDVSFLEIFRSYFKQEKIGAIIAFILLYRFAEAMLLKLAPPFLLDPKGAGGLGLSTSQVGLAYGTVGMICLVAGGILGGWLISRFGLKKCIWPMAITLHFPDIFYVYMAYVQPEIGLAYVLVALEQFGYGLGFTAFMVYLMHIARGRYKTSHFAISTGIMALGMMLPGFISGYLQEAVGYRMFFVIVCVLAIPGVLTILFIPKDEKQEYE, from the coding sequence ATGAAAGGACAACCGGTCACTTCCCGCAACCCTTGGGTGTTCGTGCCCACGCTCTATTTCGCCGAAGGCCTTCCTTACATCATCATCAACACCGTCTCGGTCATCCTATATAAAAAGATGGGTATCGACAATGCCAGCATCGCATTCTGGACAAGCTGGCTCTACCTGCCATGGGTCGTCAAGATGTTCTGGGGGCCGCTCGTGGACATCTACTCAACGAAGAGAAGGTGGATTATCTCCACGCAGTTCAGCATGGCTGTCTGTCTATTCGTTACAGCGTATGTGCTGAACACAGAGGGATATTTCTTCCTTTCTCTCTCAGCCTTTGCAGTTGGCGCATTTGTTTCTGCAACACATGACATTGCCACAGACGGGTTTTACATGCTTGCTCTCAGCAAGGAGGAGCAGGCGCTATTCGTTGGTATCCGTGCCACGTTCTACCGGCTTGCCATGATCTTCGGCTCAGGCCTGCTCGTGTATACGGCGGGCAGGATCGAGACTCTCACAGGCAGCATTCCATTGAGTTGGACAGCTGTCATCGGTGCGTCAGGTTTTGTATTCGTTCTTGTGCCGCTGTATCACACGTTTGTGCTTCCCTTTCCAGCGAACGACAGTAAACGTTCACCACGGGACGCTGCAGGTGATGTTTCTTTTCTTGAAATATTTCGTTCTTATTTCAAACAGGAAAAGATCGGGGCGATCATTGCCTTTATTCTGCTTTACCGTTTCGCCGAAGCAATGCTCCTGAAGCTGGCCCCGCCTTTTTTACTGGACCCCAAAGGTGCGGGCGGTCTGGGACTTTCTACCTCACAGGTCGGGCTCGCGTACGGCACGGTGGGCATGATCTGTCTGGTTGCGGGAGGAATCCTCGGCGGATGGCTCATATCCCGGTTCGGGCTTAAGAAGTGTATTTGGCCCATGGCGATTACGCTCCACTTCCCTGATATTTTCTATGTATATATGGCCTATGTGCAGCCTGAAATCGGGCTTGCCTATGTCCTCGTTGCCTTGGAACAGTTCGGATACGGCTTGGGATTCACGGCATTCATGGTGTATCTCATGCACATTGCACGGGGCAGGTACAAAACGTCCCACTTCGCTATTTCTACAGGCATTATGGCTCTGGGCATGATGCTGCCGGGATTCATCAGCGGGTATCTCCAAGAGGCAGTTGGATACCGGATGTTCTTTGTCATCGTCTGCGTCCTTGCTATTCCGGGCGTCCTGACCATTCTATTCATTCCTAAAGACGAAAAACAGGAGTACGAGTGA
- a CDS encoding methionine adenosyltransferase, producing the protein MIVIETYKGKSITEHRVEIVERKGIGHPDYMCDSMMDAISVALSKEYIKQFGTILHHNIDKGLLAAGRVKKYFGGGRVLKPMELTIGDRATFRAGNKEIPVADIAVSAAKKWLKRNLRFVDPERHLKYRIVLAPGSEELTDIFLRKGRVLPANDTSAAVGYYPLSPTEKIVLELEQFLNSKKFKQKYPETGEDIKVMGLRRENVLDLTVAMPLLADYIKSENDYFERKQAIHDVMESFLERFEGFKKRNVYFNTLDEKGRGLGGVYLSLLGTSAEDADSGQVGRGNRVNGLISLNRPLGTEAAAGKNPVSHVGKIYNVLAHKIAKEIYEKVEGIKEVYVLLLSRIGTPIDEPQVATAQVLLERGRKIGEIAKTAEEIFEREFSEINKFCMDLSRGKYPVC; encoded by the coding sequence ATGATCGTAATCGAAACATATAAGGGCAAGTCAATAACAGAGCATCGGGTTGAGATTGTTGAGAGGAAGGGCATCGGGCATCCTGATTACATGTGCGATTCGATGATGGATGCAATATCAGTGGCATTGTCAAAGGAATATATCAAACAGTTCGGCACAATTCTTCACCACAACATAGACAAAGGCCTGCTTGCCGCGGGCAGGGTTAAGAAATATTTTGGAGGCGGCAGAGTTCTTAAGCCGATGGAGCTTACGATAGGTGACAGGGCGACTTTCAGGGCAGGCAATAAAGAAATACCTGTGGCTGATATTGCAGTTAGTGCTGCGAAAAAGTGGTTGAAGAGAAATTTGAGGTTTGTTGACCCTGAGAGGCATTTAAAATACCGCATTGTGCTTGCGCCCGGTTCAGAAGAACTTACGGACATTTTTTTGAGGAAAGGAAGAGTGCTGCCCGCAAATGACACATCAGCAGCTGTGGGATATTATCCTTTAAGCCCCACGGAAAAAATTGTTCTTGAGCTTGAACAGTTTCTCAATTCAAAAAAATTCAAACAAAAATATCCGGAGACAGGCGAGGATATAAAGGTGATGGGGCTGAGAAGGGAAAATGTTCTGGATTTAACAGTTGCCATGCCTTTGCTTGCAGATTACATAAAATCAGAGAACGACTATTTTGAGAGAAAACAAGCCATACATGATGTGATGGAGAGTTTTCTTGAACGCTTTGAGGGGTTTAAAAAAAGAAATGTGTATTTTAATACTCTTGATGAAAAGGGAAGGGGGCTTGGAGGCGTATATCTCAGTCTTTTGGGAACTTCAGCAGAGGATGCAGATTCAGGGCAGGTTGGAAGAGGCAATCGTGTGAATGGGCTGATATCTCTGAACAGGCCGTTAGGCACAGAGGCAGCAGCAGGAAAGAATCCTGTAAGCCATGTCGGAAAGATTTACAATGTTCTTGCGCATAAGATTGCGAAGGAGATTTACGAAAAGGTAGAAGGAATTAAAGAAGTCTATGTCCTTCTTTTAAGCAGGATAGGCACTCCGATAGATGAACCGCAGGTTGCTACTGCGCAGGTTTTGCTGGAAAGGGGAAGAAAGATTGGCGAGATAGCAAAGACGGCAGAGGAGATATTTGAGAGAGAGTTTTCAGAGATAAATAAATTCTGTATGGATTTAAGCAGAGGGAAATATCCTGTATGTTAA